In Methanofervidicoccus sp. A16, the sequence TTATATTAAATAGAAAGACATATATAACCTAAGGATAGTATGAATATTGTCTAAAAAAGTATGATGAGGTAAAAGTATGGAGGCGTTAATTCTAGTAGGTCATGGTAGTAGATTACCCTATTCAAAAGAATTAGTTAGTAAAATTGCAGAGAGAATAAGAGAGAGAAACATCTACCCCATTGTAGAAATAGGTATGATGGAGTTCAACGAACCAAATATATCCCAAGCGATTAAAAAGGTAATAGAGAAAGGTGCTAAGAGGATAATTGTAGTACCTGTGTTTTTAGCCCATGGAAATCATACAAAGAGAGATATTCCTAAGATCTTAGGAATATATAACGGAGAAGAGGAGGATTCTCATCACCATGAACACCATCATCACCACCACCATCATGAGGAACCTGTGGAGATCCCAGAGGGTGTAGAGATAATATATAGAGAACCTATTGGACCAGATGACAGATTGGTAGATATTATTATAGATAGAGCCCTTGGAAATTAAGGGACATAAATTTTTTATTTTTCTCTTCAGTAGGAGATCGATAGGAGTATTAATTATAAATAAAAACTATGAATTTTACTGTTTTAAGTACTGAACAAAAAAAAACTATTATGTATTTTAGTCTAATAATAAAAATTAAAAAATTATTGAAAATAAAAAAGTTAATAAACAGTTGAAAAGGTAAATCTCGCCGTTATCTGGAATACTTTAAAAACTAACTTTATTTAGCCTTGGTAATTATTCAAAAAAGTTATTTAATATTATAATTTTTTATTTTTTATTCTTTTTTATATCTTATATTTTACTTTTTTGATAAAAAATAGAAACAAGAGTTGTAAATTTTTGGTTTAATGATTTAAAATGTTAATGATTTGAAGGGTCCCAGATGGGTTCCCCTTCAAATCCCCTAAATATCTCCGCAGGATGTAGGATACCCAATATTACCGGTTTTTATAACATTTCATTTATTTTCTTACTCATAATCTTGAAGACTTCTTCATCTGTAAGAACTCCCTCTGGAGGCTCTACAACCTTCTTCAGTTCCAATGGGACACCATCCATTCTGTATGCAATTCCACCAACTTCTACCCCTGTGAAGGCAGTTGGTATTATTATGTTAGACAGTTCAGTTGTAGGTGTTTGGTGTGGTTCTACACATATTACAGGTATCTTTGCTATATGCTCTACAGCCTTCTGTGGGAAGTGTGCTCCTGGATCTGATGCAATGTTCATCATTACGTCGACCTCTCCTCTAAGTAAGAGGTCAATGGTACTTGTCTCCCCTGGGTTGTACCTTGGATAACCTCTACTGAAGTCCACTGCATAAGGATATCCTGTTAGCCAGGATATTACCTGGTTGAACCCATTTACGTTGTAGTGCCCTCTCATTGGCATCAGTCCAAATTTGGTATAGGCGTTGAGATCCCTAATCAGACATATTGCGTTGTCTATAATTCTATGTTTACCTCTACTCATAGTTACTCCCATACCAAAGTACAACTGCCCAAACTGAGCCTTTTTACATGCCTCTACCACTTCATAGATGGTGTCCACTGGAATCCCTGCAACTTTATCTGCGTTTAATTCCATTCCTCTGAGCACTGCCCTCATGGCACTTATCAACTCGTAGTCCTTGTTGGGCTCCACCTGTAAGTGGAGATCTGCCAACTTTGTAGTGTCTGTCTTCCTTGGATCTACTACTACAACAGTCCTATCTCTTCTTCCCCTCTCCCTGAAGAACCCTCTTGCAAATACAGAATATCTACCCATATGTCTTGGGTGGGCATGCATTGGGTTGCATCCCCAGAATATTACAAGATCGGCTCTGTTTTTAGCCTCTCCAAGGGTACAAACTGGGTATCCTACATCCTGCACAGCCAGTAGAGAAGGACCATGTCAAACAGTTGCTGTGTTATCTACAATAGCCCCAATTTTCTCCCCTATTAATATTGCCTCACGCTGTGCCTCACAACTTATAGAGGAGAATCCATAGAATACAGGAAGTTTTGACTCTACTAGCAATCTTGCAGATTCTTCAATTGCAGTGTCGTAATCTGTCTTTTTGAAGTCATCCTTCTTATTCTCTCTTATTAGAGGTTCTGTATATCTTACAGAGCCCTCAAAGTGCATGAATTTTGCATGACCTATCCTACAGGCGTTCCTTGTCCCAACAATGTGGCCGTCCTCTACCATGATTTCAATATCGTCACAGAGGCAGCCACAGAAGGGACATACAACATTTTTTACTACCTCAACCAAAGGGATCACCCCATTAATAGTAGATTCTCTACATTACTTTATACTATCATTAATATTTATGTCTTTTTATTATGTTATTTTTATATAACTATTAACTTTTTTGAAATCTATTAGAAATTTTTATTTTTAGAAAAATAAAGTATTTGTAGGTATAGATAAAGAGGATCTCAGTCACCTTTAGGGTAATATATTAATTATTAATTTTAACTAATTTTATCTCATGGTTAGAAATAATACCAGATTATAAAAAATATACCTAAATTATATATAACTTTTTTATACAATTTTAAATGTCATTACATGAATAAATGATATAATCAAACTATAAACTAAAAGAGGTTTATTCATTAATGTATATCAATGTTTAGAGTTTTGAGGGATATGAATGGCAAACAGTTTTAGCGATAAATTGAAGAAAATAAAAGCACGAAGTAAACGACTATCTAGAGAAAAATCAAAAATTATTAGTTATATTATAATAGTTATTATTTCAATAATGCTAGTATCCTTTGTAGCATACAATATATACCAGATGGAAATGAAAAAATATATTGAAAGTAATAAAAAGTTAGAAGAGGCTAAAAATACAGCAATAAATAATATTAAACAGATGTTTTCAAAGTATCCAGATGATCCTCGTCTCAAGGTATATATAACTAATATTGAAAATAGCGATTCCATAGAAGAGATAAACAAGATAGTAAATGATGCTGCAAAGTATATTGAATTTAGGAAATATAAGGAAAGAGTTATTGAAAGTATTAAACAGATGTACGGAAAGTATTATTCTAAAAGTTTATATGCCCAATATATTGTAAATAAGATAGAAAAGGCCAATTCTATTGAAGAGATAGACTCTATATTAAAAAATAGTAATATCGAAGAGAATGCGAAGATATACTATTTAAAAAGTATTGAAAATAGTGTCGATCTTAATGAATATTACGCTATTTTAGTATTTGGAAAAAAGACATTAATAAGTGGTAAAGAACTTATAGACTATGTAAAAAAATTAAGTTTGGCAGATATTAAAAATCTTACCATAGTTCCAGTATCCTTCAATAAAGTTGCAATTGTAGTTCCTGCAACTCATTGTGGTAAGATACCCTTTGAAGGAAGTAAAATAGAAATTTATGACAAAGGAAATCTTAGTATGGAACCTATACCAGGTATGGTTGATTCTGCCTATGTAATAGTTGGTAATATCAAATACAAAGAGTCTAAAAGTACATCTAGTACATTAAATGAAGATGGAGATACCACTACACTCTCAACTACTTCAGATATAGAATATTCCTTGGAAAATGTCCCTGGAGTAATCTATGCAACAGCCGCCGGGAAATTAGATTACAATAAAATAATAAGTAAATTTGGTAGGTATGGAGAGAAATTCAACAAAATAACGTCAGATACTCAAATCTTTGATGAAAATGCAAAGTATCTGTTAATTGTTTCTATTCCATCAGATACTATACCCAAGTTATTATCTATAAAGGACATGTATATAGTGAGAGTAGAGTGAGAATATGAGGGTTATTATTTCTTTGATATTACTTTTACTCTTTATTCTACCACAAACTTATGCTGAAACTATTTGTAAAATAGAAGGTACTTGGAAATTATCTTTTGAAATTACCAATATAAACCCTTATACAGTGTTTATAGCAATACCTGAGAATATATATTTTTCTGATAGATCTTTAAAATATTCTGAAAATTTCTTAAAGTTGAATGTAAATAAGAAAGTTATTACTAACAATGATATGGAAGATTATTATACAACGCTAAATGGAAAAGTTGGTATTTGGATACCTCCTTATACTACTGTAAAAATCTACAAAGACGGTAATTTCTCATATATTTTAAGCGTTTCTAAAACTCAAAATGAGTTCAAAATTGTAGGCCCTGCACTGGTGGATACTACAAAAGTATTCGATGAAACTCAGATAAAATCCCTCCGTAAATATGGTGTTAAAGTAGATAACTATAAACTCCTAGTTAATGGAAAAATTGTGAAATCATCTGATACTGAAGTATTAAGTATAGTTATCCCTGCCCCATTGGTGTTGAAGGACTACGATTCCTTCCATAAACTCCTTGGAAAATACGATGTAGATATATGGGTAGATTCTTATAGGAAGTACGTAAATAAACATAAAATGATGTCTTCAAGGAGGTACTCTGAACTTTACAACTCTCTTGATGATTCTTTAATACCAACTATGGATAACGATCTTACAGATATGGATATTAATTTGAAGTTATTTGACGTTCCTGCCATGGTATTCACTACAGATGATGGAGAAACTAAATCTTTAGAGTTTTCTTATGTAATGTATAAGTATTAAAGGTGTTTCCTTTATGAGAGGACAGATATCCTTGGAATTCTCAATATTATTCCTCTCTCTCCTAGTTGTTGTAATAATAACAACTATGATCCCTGGTATGTACGGATTTGGAAGAACAATAGAGACCTCCTCTGCAAGTTTAGGGCATGGAGCTCTATCTAAACTTAAGACAAACATAGAGATGTTATCTGTGTTGGATCCTGGCTCAAGAAAGGTTGTATATATAAAGAGCCCTCCTGGAATTTGGAGAATAAATGGTAGTAATATAATCTTAGAAGGTAATGGATATACCATATCTACAAACTGTAGTATAGTTTTAATGTCGAATGATAGTGAATATAAGACAAATCTAAGTATAATTGAAATATGCTTAGAAAAAAGAGACTATAATACCATCTATATAGAGTGGGGATAAGTATATTACTTATTGAAAATAATATCTATTTATTATAAAAATATGGAACAAAACCCAACAATAGTTTCCAAATTAATACCTTCTGGATGTTCTGATCACTATCTATATCTAAATGATAGATTTTATTCTCCTTATCTTAACACTTAGATAATTTTAGGAAATAAATTTAAGACAAAATTCCTCTGTGTCTTTTTATAGTTAAGAACATAAACATAAATACTATAAGATTATTATCTAAGATTAAAATAATATAATAAATTAAAAAATATTAATGTTAAAAAATAATAAAAAGAGATCAATAAATAATAAATTAAAAAAATAACAAAAATTCTCTTAATTCTCTTAAGAAGAGGGTTAAGAGGGTGTAACAGAAATCCTGCCCTACTCCTTCACTACATACTATAAACCTGAAGATAAAGTTATATTTTAACTAATAATTTATTATTTTATTTTTATTTGAGTATTAACAGTTTTTTAGGGTTTTTATTTTATAATTTTTAAAATTCTTATTATAAATTATGTTATTATTTATTATAGACTGGTTATAGTTTAAAAAGAGTAAAAAATTTCTATCCATCTTCTTAGTACTTAGCAAAAGAGAAGATAAAGGTAAGATTCCTTTTAACTGGTGTATCAACTTTATGTTAAATACTAATAATTTTTTCCATTTTTTAAATATAACAGTTCTTATTTTTTCTGACATTGTTTTAATGAGAGCTATGAATAAAATTATTATTTGTTTTTATTATAATATTTATTCTAATAAAAAACTTATAACCTTATTATCTCATACCTTAACCCTTTTTAAAATTCTTGATACATAATCTTCTATTTTTTTATTGATAGCACCCTTTAGAGACTCTAGAAGTCTCAGACTCTCTTCACTGATAACTATCTCCTCGTCTACATACGGAGTATTCTCAAGTTTTTTACTCCCTTTGAGAATCTCTATATCTGAGAAGGTTCCTAACAATTTCCTACCAGTGGATCTTATTTCTTTCTCTACTGTAATGCCCTCCTTCCTTCCGTAGATACTAAATAGGGGGAATTTGGTAATAGTATTGGAGCCACTCATTATTAAGGGACCTATATTGCTAAGTTTATCTACCCAGGTTCCAGTAATTATCTCTATCTTTGGAAAGTTAAGCCTCACAGTAGAGACCCAGTTCATATATTCTAAGGTAGTAATAGAACTTTTATTTTCAAAGATAGTGTTTTTCTGAGGGTTTAGGGAGTAGAAAGTTATTCTATCTAGATCTAACTCCTCTATTAAGTTCAGTAGTTTATCTATATCCTCCTCTTTCTCCCCTAAACCAAGAATAATAGTTATACCAGTTTTTAAGTTATACTCCTTAGCCTTTAACAGCATCTCTTTTGTCTTATCTAAAGGCTTCTGAGGACAAAGATATCTGTGGAGATCCTCATTTACAGTCTCCACTGCCCCTACAATACCCTCTACCACATCTAAGTTTAACCTCTCAAAGTCTACAATACCTACATTGAGATACTGTTTGGACTTTTGAAGGTATGCGACTAACTCCAAGATCCTATTTAACTCCTCAGGTGTATATCCATATCCCCCGGATATGAACTCCAACTTCCACCCTATCCTCTTCATAAGTATGGCTTCTGCCAATATACTCTCCAATCTCCTCCTGGCAGATTTAGGATCCTTTATTCTGTTTTTCTGAGTAGACATATAGCAAAACTTACAGGGATCCTTGAGATCACAGTACCATCCTAAAAAGAGCGCCCTCTTCAGATCAGTGAAGTTTCCGTGGTACTTAGTAGTTAGTTTATAGGCTTTGATAGAGTTCTCCATAACCTCTAAAGGATTCATAGAAATCTCCATTTAAAAGTTTTTAAATTTTTTCTAAAAAAGGATAAAAGTTCTAATTAGAAGTAATATATTTTTAAGAGAGAATTTTCAGGATCTATATTTTGATTTTCTAGTACTTAGAATTTTCCGAGGAATATAAACATAGATTTTCAAATTTTTATAATAATAATTATTTTTAAATTCTTTAAATAGACATTTTAAATCATTACCAAACTCTTATAAAATAAAAACAATATAGGAATAATCTAGATACTTAAAAAGATGAAACTCTCCTGTTAACGGCTTATATTCTATTTTTAATATAAATATTTTTTCTCCACCATTATTTAAATAGTGGTCTCTATGAAAATCCTTGTAGTGGGTATTAATACTCGCCCAGTGGTAAATTCTGCAAAGAGATTGGGATATAAAGTTTATTCAGTTTCTTACTACAACCCTGTAGATCTAGATGCAGACGTAAGAGACTACTTTATAAGTGATACATACCATGGACGTTTTAGTGAGAACTACGATAGTAGAAAGTTGATAAACTGTGCAGAAAAGTACGTTGATGAAGTGGATTATATTTTCATCTGTTCTGGAGTATTTGAATGTGAAAACTCTAAGACTCCTAACTGGAATGTTGCTGGCAACCTCCCGAAGAAAATAAAGAGATTAAGTAACAAATACTATATTATGAAAAAATTAGAGAACTTGGGATGTCCCATTCCTGAAACACATATCGCCTATAACTATCAACAGTTGGATAGATATCTTCAGGAGTATAATAAAGTTGTTGTGAAACCTATCTACGGTCATGGAGGTATGGGGGTTCATACAATATCTTTAAATATGAGTGATGACAAACATAGTAGTTTGCTAAAAAATTTAAAGTACCCCTGTTTAGTACAGGAGTACATACCCTCCGAAAGTTTCAGTGCATCCTATATAAGTAGGGAGTTTATCACCTTTAACAAACAGATAATTAAAAATAACAGTTATTCTGGGTGTATTACTCCCTACAATCTAGATAACCTGTTAGATGTTGGATACACCATAAAGTTGTTTGAGGATATTGTCGATTTTTTTGATTTGGAAGGGATGAACGGTATTGATTTCATGATAAAGAATGGACTCCCAGTAGTTGTTGAGATCAACCCACGAATACCGGGAACTTTTGAAACTGTGGAGATGGCTCTACAGTGCAACCTTGTAAGGTGTATAATAGAGAATGTAGAGGGGTGTAGAAATCCCTTAAAAATTGGATCTGCGAGACAATACATTAAAAAGATTCTATTCGCAGATAGTAAGGTGACCTCCTATATAAGAAAAAGTGGAAATATCGTCGATGTCCCTAAATACGGTGCTGTGATTGAAAAAGGAGAACCTTTAACTACAGTAATTGGAAGGGACATGAAGGAGGTAAAAAATACAGTAAAGGAGATCTCAAAGATGGTGATCCCATGGTCACAAGTAAGAAAAAACTATACGAAATGCTAGAAAACCCGTTAGTTCAGCAGGTACTCCTCGATATACTGGAGGATAATATAGAAGGATTTGATGTGTTATACACTCTTATTGAGTTAGGAGAAGCCACTGACGACGAGATATCTAGACGACTTAACATGAAGTTAAACACAGTAAGGAAGATACTATATAAACTCTACGATGCAAGACTTGTAGATTATACTAGAGAAAAGGAGGAAGATATTAACTGGTACACCTATACTTGGAAACCTACACTAGATAAACTACCATGGGTTGTAAGAAAAAGAGGTCAGGAGTTGTTGAAAAAACTTAAAGAGCAGTTGACACTTGAAGAGAATAATATGTTCTTTTATTGTCCAAAGTGTGAAATTAAGTACATATTTGAGGAGGCCATGGATTGTGGATTTAGATGCCCACACTGTGGAGGAGTACTTAAGGAATACGATAATAGTAGAGATATAGAGATACTTAAAAACCAAATAAAATTTTTAGAGGAAGAATTGAAATCCAATATATTTTTGGTATCTCCTCCATCAACAACTTCTAAAACTAAAGGTAGAAAGAGATCCAGGAGAAAAGTAAAGAGTTAGGGTGTGATATAATTTTCATTAAAATCCTAAGTAGGTAAATTAATTAATATTAAAATTAGAAAATTATGAGATTATTTTTATTATTTTATTAATTATTAAATTTTTAATTTTCTAATTTTTTGGATATTTGTTATATTTTTTATAGAGATATCCTTTGAAGTGTCTTTAAAGGACTATTTTATAAGAACTTAGTGTCTGTTAATTTTATAAGTTGAATAACAACATATAAATAGCACTACAATATTTATAATATCTCCATCTTCAAAAAGAATAATGAGGGATCACGTATGATAGGGACAGTATTTGTAGGTAAAAAGAGTATTATGAACTATGTCCTCGCAGTACTTACACAATTTAACGTGGAGAACGTAGATAAGGTTGTAATAAAGGCAAGAGGTAAGGCTATAAGTAAGGCTGTAGATGTAGAGGAAATGGTAAGAAACAGATTTTTACCAAATGTTAAAGTGGAAGAAGTGAGATTAGGTACTGAAAAGGTAAAAAATGAGGATGGTAGAACAGTCAATGTTTCAACTATTGAAATAGTACTTTCAAAAGAATAAAATCTAACTCTCTATTTTCTCTTTCAACCTACTACCTATATACTTTGCCAACCTTTTAGCACCTTTTACATCCTCTATATCACATCTGATTTTACCATCCTCAGATACGATTCTTCCCTTTTCCAGATCTACAACACTACAGGTGAGATGAAGTTCTTCTCCCTCGATACAATACCTTGCAAGAGCTCCAAAGGGCGCTTGACAGCCTTCTCCATAAGTCTTCAGTGCCCATCTCTCTGCAGTAGATTCTAGATAGGTTTTACTATCGTTTATCTTCTTAAGTAGTTTTATAATCTCCTTATCTTCTTTTCTGGCAGCCACCCCTATAACCCCCTGGGCTGGTGCAGGAGGAATGTCTAATATTCTATAACTCAAGTTTAAGGCATCTAGATCTATTTTAAGCCTCCTTAAACCTGCTTCTGCCACAACTATACCTTGATATTTTCCATCCCTCAATTTTTTTAATCGGGTATCTATATTACCTCTTAAAGGTGCTATCCTCATCCCTGGATATTTCAGAGAGAGGAAGGCCCTTCTCCTAATACTAGAGGTACCCACTATAATACTATCTTCTATATTCACATCCTTGCTGTATACCAGTACATCGTGGTAACTCTCCCTCTCTGGAGTTGCGGCTATAGTCAGATCCTCGTTCCACACTGTCGGCACATCCTTTAAACTATGGACTGCAATATCTATCTCATAATTTAACATCTTAATATCTAACTCTTTAGTGAATACTCCCAACCCTAACTGGGATATAGGAGCCTTCTGATCCACATCACCTCTGGTTTTCACTATCTTTATCTCAACCTCAATATCTTCATCTATCTTCTCCAGAAGATTCTTTATGTAGTAAGTCTGGGCTAAAGCCAGTTTACTCCCCCTACTACCTATTATTAACTTCAAGATTTTCACCTAATATATATATATGTGAAGAGATTATCTTATTTTATTTGTTTACTTCACTTTTACCAGTAAAAAAGTTATGATAGTGAAGTTTCACTCTCTTTTTTCTAAGTATTCAAGGGAGAAATATAGAAAAGGTTGTAGGGATAAAGTTTCGTCTTCAAGGCATTTCTACTTCTTTTTATTAGGTTTTAAAAATATTCTGTAGTTTGTTATTTTTGTATTTAATTTTAATTATTAGTCATTAAAGTTATATTTATTATTTTTAAATCCTTTTTCTGTGCTTAAACTTTTAAAATGTAGTTATTATCTAATAACCTTAATTCCCATCAAGACTGTGATTAGAAGAATAATAAAAATAAAAATATTATAATAAAAAATACCAAAAATCTTAAGAGGAATAATAAAATAAACCTTAATTCCTATCAAAGTAACGATTTAAATAATAAAAAGATAATAAAGTTAATAATAGCAACCTGTTATAAAGGATCTACTCCACTCCATAGAGTATCTTAGAGCGTCCCAGAAAGATTATCTCTTATTCTGATTTTAATACTTCTTCTTATACTTTTAGTTTTTATTCTTATTTCTTATTTTATTATTATTTTTTATATTATCATTTTGATGGGAACTAGGGTTATCTAATAATTATTATAATAATTATTTTTATTTAAAAAGAATTACTTAATAAGATAAAAATAAAAAACTTTAAAATAAAATTTCTAAATCCTCATGAACATCTTTATATATATTAAATATTCTATTAAAAACATTCCTAAAATATTTTAATATGATTTTATTTATTTCTATCATTATTTTTTCACATTATGGTCTCTCTATTTTATCTTTAACCACTACTATAAATTAGAACTGGGATTAGAGTTTGTATAAATGAGACAAAACATATCAATAACAGGAGTTAAATACTGATAAAAACTGTTATAAGCAAATATTTACCCCAAATAATCATAGAGAATAATAATAAAATAGTTTATTTCGAATATTTTTTCTTTTTAATGTCCCCTTATCTAGTACCCACAACAAAGAATATAGACATCATCGCAATAACTAAATAATATTATAATAAAATTTAAAAAATTATAATAGAGAAATCATCTGGAAGATGTAGGAATCTCCTACAACTATTTATTTTTTTCTTTTTATAATAAATTGGGCACTAATAGGAATAAAATCGCTAGTATATACCTCTATAGTGGCATAATAATTAAGATTGATGTAGACAAATCCTTTTTTATAAGGTTTTTTAATCTTTATCAAAAGGGACTTAATCTATAAAAGGTGAAAGTATGTTGGAAAAATTGGGACAGAGTATTACTAAAGCATTAAACAAGATAAAAAATGCTACATTTGTAGATAAAAAACTTATAAAGGAGGTGATTAAGGACATCCAAAAGGCGTTGATACAGGCGGATGTAAATGTTAGACTGGTACTTAAGATGAGTAAGGAGATCGAGAGGAGGGCTATATACGAGGAGGTTCCTAAGGGGCTGTCAAAGAAGGAACACATTATAAAGATAGTATATGAAGAACTTATAAAATTACTTGGTGAGGAGGGGCAAAAGTTAAACATAGATCCTAAGAAGAGGAACGTTATACTCCTGGTTGGTATTCAAGGTAGTGGTAAAACCACCAGTGCTGCAAAACTTGCCAGGTATATACAGAAGATGGGATTAAAGCCAGGTTTAATAGCGGCAGATACATATAGACCTGCAGCCTATCAACAGTTAAAGCAACTGGCAGAGAAGATACATGTACCTCTATATGGAGATGAATCTAGAGAGAAGACACCAGTGGAGATTGTTAAGGAGGGATTGGATCGTTTAAAGAAGGTAGATGTAGTAATAGTAGATACTGCAGGGAGACATAAGGAGGAGAAGGAGTTATTAGAGGAGATGAAGGAGATAAAAGAGGTAGTTAATCCAGATGAGATTATACTTGTAATAGATGGTACCTTGGGACAACAGGCTAAGAATCAGGCAAAGGCATTTAAGGAAACTGTTGGAGATATTGGGAGTATAATAGTTACTAAGTTAGATGGATCTGCGAAGGGAGGAGGTGCCCTAAGTGCCGTGGCTGAGATAAAGGCTCCTATAAAGTTTATAGGTACTGGGGAAGGAATAGATGACTTAGAGGTCTTCGATCCAAAGAAGTTCGTTTCAAGACTCCTCGGTATGGGGGACTTAGATACTTTACTGAAGAAAACTGAAAATATAATAGACGAGGAGACAGAGGAGAGTTTAGACGCAATAATGAGGGGGAAATTTACCTTAAATGAGTTATACTCCCAACTTGAGGCTATATCCAAGATGGGTCCTATAAAACAGATAATGAGTATGATACCAGGTTTTGGAGGGACTATACCTAAGGAAGCCATACATCTAACGGAGCAGAAGTTAAAGAGATATAAGGTT encodes:
- a CDS encoding signal recognition particle protein Srp54, with amino-acid sequence MLEKLGQSITKALNKIKNATFVDKKLIKEVIKDIQKALIQADVNVRLVLKMSKEIERRAIYEEVPKGLSKKEHIIKIVYEELIKLLGEEGQKLNIDPKKRNVILLVGIQGSGKTTSAAKLARYIQKMGLKPGLIAADTYRPAAYQQLKQLAEKIHVPLYGDESREKTPVEIVKEGLDRLKKVDVVIVDTAGRHKEEKELLEEMKEIKEVVNPDEIILVIDGTLGQQAKNQAKAFKETVGDIGSIIVTKLDGSAKGGGALSAVAEIKAPIKFIGTGEGIDDLEVFDPKKFVSRLLGMGDLDTLLKKTENIIDEETEESLDAIMRGKFTLNELYSQLEAISKMGPIKQIMSMIPGFGGTIPKEAIHLTEQKLKRYKVIMDSMTKEEKENPEIIKSSRIRRIARGSGVREEEVKELLRYYATTKSAFQNLKRGKMLKMGGPIGKIMRQLMYRDG